One bacterium genomic window carries:
- a CDS encoding C40 family peptidase codes for MPPFLPSLRRSGAVLLIALLFGMGCKRLEKDLPPAVTEAIKSVQEKHCPDRRLCVFNVQVVMLGANLKLIGELSDTATRNELVAAVKQAAPNFKVEEEIRLLPDETLGGRRFAIVRTAVANMRSQPEHEAELSNQLLMGSLLALLKKERGWYYAQTEDGYLGWLPSGSLEVVTQAGLDAWLAAELVAFNRLDGHVHLEPKTSALPLTALVWGCTLRRLETIEPKAGAGKQKWVKVELPDGRQGFLEAELLSERDKVFLTTPGSAQAVVATAQKFLGVPYLWGGSSPNGFDCSGFTQMVFRLNGVALLRDASQQARQGVAVAPGNDFENLQPGDLLFFGETAGRISHVAISLGGPRFIHASDFVQINSLAENDDDYSAYRRETFQFARRHTTLKTPPAPTGHD; via the coding sequence ATGCCGCCATTTTTGCCTTCGCTGCGCCGATCTGGTGCGGTGCTGTTGATTGCGTTGCTGTTCGGGATGGGATGCAAGCGCCTGGAGAAAGATCTGCCGCCGGCGGTGACCGAGGCGATCAAGAGTGTGCAGGAAAAACACTGTCCGGACCGGCGGCTCTGCGTCTTCAATGTGCAAGTCGTCATGCTCGGCGCCAATCTCAAGCTCATCGGTGAACTGTCCGACACGGCGACGCGCAATGAACTGGTGGCGGCAGTGAAACAGGCCGCGCCCAACTTCAAGGTCGAGGAAGAAATTCGGCTGTTGCCGGACGAGACGCTGGGCGGCAGGCGCTTTGCGATCGTGCGCACCGCGGTCGCCAACATGCGCAGCCAGCCGGAACACGAGGCCGAGTTGTCCAACCAGCTTCTCATGGGCAGCCTGCTGGCGCTGCTCAAGAAGGAACGCGGCTGGTATTACGCGCAGACGGAAGACGGCTATCTCGGGTGGCTGCCCTCCGGCTCGCTCGAAGTCGTGACGCAAGCAGGCCTCGATGCCTGGCTTGCCGCCGAGTTGGTGGCGTTCAATCGTCTGGATGGCCACGTGCATCTCGAACCCAAGACCAGTGCCCTTCCCCTGACTGCGCTGGTGTGGGGCTGCACCCTGCGCCGGTTGGAAACGATCGAGCCCAAAGCCGGTGCGGGCAAACAGAAATGGGTGAAGGTGGAATTGCCCGACGGCCGCCAGGGATTTCTCGAGGCGGAATTGCTCAGTGAGCGCGACAAAGTCTTCCTGACCACACCCGGCTCCGCCCAGGCGGTGGTGGCAACCGCGCAGAAGTTTCTCGGCGTGCCCTATCTCTGGGGCGGGTCCTCACCCAACGGATTCGATTGTTCCGGCTTCACACAAATGGTGTTTCGTCTGAACGGCGTGGCGCTGCTGCGCGATGCCAGCCAACAGGCGCGCCAGGGCGTGGCCGTGGCGCCAGGCAATGATTTCGAAAATCTGCAGCCCGGCGATCTGCTCTTCTTCGGCGAGACAGCAGGCAGGATCAGCCACGTCGCGATCTCGCTGGGCGGGCCGCGCTTCATTCACGCCTCGGATTTCGTTCAAATCAACAGTCTTGCGGAAAACGACGACGACTATTCCGCCTATCGCCGCGAGACGTTTCAATTTGCCAGGCGGCACACCACACTCAAAACACCGCCGGCGCCCACCGGTCATGATTGA